Proteins encoded within one genomic window of Pristis pectinata isolate sPriPec2 chromosome 39, sPriPec2.1.pri, whole genome shotgun sequence:
- the LOC127587177 gene encoding NF-kappa-B inhibitor delta, which yields MHWQRTSKEKSQSNLLPTVRELLEAKRRCSNGSNVVQGASKVSPQQTDDFAFPNSGADFGSAFLPSYPSWHTDVSQCMLLPEPSGYGMSGEMPPGEAMSPARMYEPYTFTAPGGDSLAVFPEQQAPYTPLVPGPNLLPLETPCPGLPHWVGSGACAQQDEPPPVTYYPSEPAGRPPLPPRPLGGPRLEEARLTVQQMEVSKLLESDHDGDTVLHIYAAKGMREFAFAAAEKICGLKGLETREHKGKTPLLVAVTANQPDIVYDLIELGADIRAADLKGQTALHLAATEGYPQILQAIQWTGIQVNVEARDYEGFTPLHCAVKSHNASMRKQRDVQRFGGEDCTDLQDRAQDVLQCIILLLNMGASIFTQDVKSSMSVLHQAVQEANLVLVQFFLQLPNPRLQDFLNMKAHGNTALHMAAGLQGDANQERIIRLLLGHGADPGIRNLENEQPGHLLPGGPQGEQMKLLLKRGRPASSTNHRAGSS from the exons CTTCAAAAGAGAAGTCGCAGTCCAATCTTCTACCCACGGTGAGGGAGCTCCTGGAAGCCAAGAGGAGATGTAGCAATGGTAGCAACGTGGTG cAGGGGGCATCGAAAGTCTCTCCCCAGCAGACAG ATGATTTCGCTTTCCCGAACTCGGGCGCAGATTTTGGCTCTGCGTTCCTGCCCAGTTACCCCTCTTGGCACACGGATGTGTCCCAGTGCATGCTGCTACCAGAACCCTCGGGTTATGGCATGTCCGGTGAGATGCCTCCTGGGGAGGCGATGAGCCCAGCGCGGATGTACGAGCCCTACACGTTCACCGCACCCGGCGGTGACTCTCTCGCCGTGTTCCCGGAACAGCAGGCACCCTACACG cccctgGTCCCGGGACCCAACCTGTTGCCCTTGGAGACCCCGTGCCCCGGGCTGCCGCACTGGGTGGGGTCGGGGGCCTGTGCCCAGCAGGACGAACCCCCTCCGGTGACCTACTACCCCTCCGAGCCGGCGGGGCGCCCCCCGCTCCCTCCCCGGCCTCTGGGCGGACCCCGTCTGGAGGAGGCGCGCCTGACGGTCCAGCAGATGGAGGTGTCCAAGCTGCTGGAGTCTGACCACGACGGGGACAC GGTCCTGCACATCTACGCGGCCAAGGGGATGCGTGAGTTTGCATTCGCCGCCGCCGAGAAGATCTGCGGACTCAAGGGCCTGGAGACCAGGGAGCACAAGGGCAAG acTCCTCTCCTCGTTGCCGTGACGGCGAACCAGCCCGACATCGTGTACGACCTGATCGAGCTGGGGGCCGACATCAGGGCCGCAGACCTCAAAGGACAAACTGCTCTGCACCTCGCCGCTACAGAGGGTTACCCCCAAATTCTGCAG GCCATTCAATGGACTGGGATCCAAGTAAATGTCGAGGCCCGAGATTATGAAG GGTTTACACCTCTGCACTGTGCCGTCAAGTCCCACAACGCCAGTATGAGGAAGCAGCGGGACGTGCAGAGGTTCGGAGGGGAGGACTGCACGGATCTGCAGGACCGGGCTCAGGATGTCCTCCAGTGCATCATCCTCCTGCTGAACATGGGAGCCTCCATCTTCACCCAG GACGTGAAGAGCAGCATGTCCGTCCTGCACCAGGCCGTTCAGGAGGCAAACCTCGTCCTGGTCCAATTCTTCCTGCAGCTACCCAACCCTCGTCTCCAGGACTTCCTCAACATGAAG GCCCACGGGAACACGGCCCTGCACATGGCGGCCGGGCTGCAGGGAGACGCGAACCAGGAGCGGATCATCCGGCTGCTGCTGGGACACGGAGCGGATCCCGGCATCCGGAACCTGGAGAACGAGCAGCCGGGGCACCTGCTGCCGGGCGGCCCACAGGGGGAGCAG ATGAAGCTGTTGTTGAAGAGAGGCCGCCCCGCCTCTTCGACCAATCACAGAGCTGGATCCTCATAG